The Salegentibacter sp. Hel_I_6 region TCCTAATTGTCCCTGGTCTTCATCCTGACCGTAACCATAACCGTGAACCTCTTCCACTCCATAAAACTTATTACCGATTTCTCTCGTCCATTTCTGGGTAAGCCAGGGGTGATCGGTGAAATTAAAAAGCCACGAAATGTGTAGATTAGGCTGATTACCCTGATTATACAAATAAGTTAACCCGGCAAATGCATCTATATCCTCACCTCCAAATTTGGTTTTTTCAGAAACGGTGAAAATGGAATCAAGTCTTTTTACAAATTTATCTTCACCCATTTTATTAACCAATTTTTCCGGGGTATGAGGCACATAAAATGTATACTGCCAGGCATTTCCTTCCTGAAACCCTTCCCAGGGTGCAAAAGGGTCAAAATCTTCAATGAACTTTCCTGATGCTAGTTTTGGCCGAACGAAGTCTGTAGTTTCGTCGTATAAGTTTTCCCAGTTTTTAGAGAGTTCCATCAACTCTTCGTACTCTTTATCCTTTCCTAGTGACTTTGCAAACTGGGCAACTGCATAGCTACTGTAGCTATATTCTAATGTATGGGAAACGGAAAAACCAGAGCCTTCAGGGGATGTTTCCCAACCCGGTACGTATGGCACATATCCATTTTCAATAAAACCCTTAAGATCAGTTTTACCAGCCCCTTCATTTCTATTTTTATATTTGACTTCGTTTTCATAAGCTGCCTTAAAAGCAAGTTCAACATCATAATCTCGGATTCCGGCCTGATAAGCCGATGCCATTATCAAACCCACAAAATTAGTTCCCACTCCCGATACAAATTTGGAATTTGCCAGCCCGTCAGCTAACCATCCAGAATTCTTATATACAGCTAAGTGGCTTTGTACAAAATCATTATAATAGTCTGGCCAGGCTAAAGTCCACAGTTGCGTTAAATTCCAAAATGCACCCCATACAGAATCGGTGTTATAAAAATTAAATTCAGGGGACCCATTTTCGTCCAGAGGGATTTCTCCTATGCTGCCATCATTTTCAGGGAAATTTCCATTTACATCGCTTGCAAGTCCTCTTCCTAAAAGGGCATGATATAGCCCAGTATAAAATTTCTTTTTGTTTTCGAAAGACGAATCCTTTACCTTGATCTTATTTAATTCTGCAGACCACGTGCTTCGGGCTGCAGATAACGCTTCTCTGAAATCTAAATTCTCTGCTTCTGTTTTAAAGTTTAAGCGTGCATTTTCCAAAGAGGTATAAGAAAACCCAGCTTTAATTTCAATAGATTCGTTAGCTTGTGTATCGAAATCCAGAAAAAGGCCAGCGCCTTTGCCAGTTATACTCTTCTGATCTTTAAATTTTTCTTCCCCGTTGAAGGTTCCAACTGCTTTAGGCTTTTTACTCAATTTCCCATAGAAATACATACTAACCTCCCCCTCCGGTTGATATTTTTTCACATATTCAGGATAAGTAGTGACCCAACCCTCTATAGTATTATCATCATTGAAAGTGACACTGGCATCTTTAACCTCACCGCTTTCTCCAAGTTGATTTCCTATATCCAAAATAATATGGGAACTATCCGACTCAGGAAATGTATATTTCTGAAAACCTACTCTTTTGGTTGCCGTTAGTTCAGTAACAACATCATAATCCTTTAGTTTCACTTTATAATAGCCGGGAGTTGCAACTTCATCCTTTTTATCGAATCTGGAGCGATAACCTTCATCTGGATTTTCTAACGAACCAGGAACTGTTTGCAATTCCCCAGTTGTGGCGGTGAAGAGAAAGCCTCCGATTTGAAATTCATGTAAATTGGCGAAACCTTCTATACTGTTATGCCGTGAATCATAACCTACTGCTTCCCAACCGCTTTCATTTCCGTAACTTCCATTGGTAGAGGGACCTAGTTTTGCTAAACCAAATGGAACGGCTCCCGGCGTATAAAAGAACCAACGGCTATGTGCTGTACCAATATTGGGATCAACGTAATCTAAGACTGATTCCTCTTCAGATTCAGATACGTTTTCCGGTTTTTCCGAAGGTGCTCCACAGGAACGTAAAAGACATAAAATTGCAGAACAGATAACAAATTTATTCATAATTTAAAGTTTAAAATTTTTTAAATAAATAATAAGAGAGAAAAACGTATAGAGCACAAACCAAAAGAACCACGAAACTTAAGGATATTCCTGCC contains the following coding sequences:
- a CDS encoding GH92 family glycosyl hydrolase, whose amino-acid sequence is MNKFVICSAILCLLRSCGAPSEKPENVSESEEESVLDYVDPNIGTAHSRWFFYTPGAVPFGLAKLGPSTNGSYGNESGWEAVGYDSRHNSIEGFANLHEFQIGGFLFTATTGELQTVPGSLENPDEGYRSRFDKKDEVATPGYYKVKLKDYDVVTELTATKRVGFQKYTFPESDSSHIILDIGNQLGESGEVKDASVTFNDDNTIEGWVTTYPEYVKKYQPEGEVSMYFYGKLSKKPKAVGTFNGEEKFKDQKSITGKGAGLFLDFDTQANESIEIKAGFSYTSLENARLNFKTEAENLDFREALSAARSTWSAELNKIKVKDSSFENKKKFYTGLYHALLGRGLASDVNGNFPENDGSIGEIPLDENGSPEFNFYNTDSVWGAFWNLTQLWTLAWPDYYNDFVQSHLAVYKNSGWLADGLANSKFVSGVGTNFVGLIMASAYQAGIRDYDVELAFKAAYENEVKYKNRNEGAGKTDLKGFIENGYVPYVPGWETSPEGSGFSVSHTLEYSYSSYAVAQFAKSLGKDKEYEELMELSKNWENLYDETTDFVRPKLASGKFIEDFDPFAPWEGFQEGNAWQYTFYVPHTPEKLVNKMGEDKFVKRLDSIFTVSEKTKFGGEDIDAFAGLTYLYNQGNQPNLHISWLFNFTDHPWLTQKWTREIGNKFYGVEEVHGYGYGQDEDQGQLGAWYVMSSIGLFDVKGLVETNPSFQLGSPIFDEVEIKTGGGKSILIKTTNNESDAYYIQSIKLDGDNYNSLQISLDKLLEGSELEIEMGNAPNKSLFKDV